Proteins encoded within one genomic window of Budorcas taxicolor isolate Tak-1 chromosome 12, Takin1.1, whole genome shotgun sequence:
- the LOC128057679 gene encoding LOW QUALITY PROTEIN: la-related protein 7-like (The sequence of the model RefSeq protein was modified relative to this genomic sequence to represent the inferred CDS: inserted 1 base in 1 codon; deleted 1 base in 1 codon; substituted 1 base at 1 genomic stop codon) produces METESGNKEKAMEESIEKKKEVEKKKQSRVKQVLADIVKQVDFWFGDANLHKDRFLXEQIEKSRDGYVDISLLVSFNKMKKLTTDGKFIARALKSSAVVELDLEGTRIRKKKPLGERPKDEDEWTVYVEVLPKDVNHSWIERVFGKCSNVVYISILHYKSTGDPKGFAFVEFETKEQAAKAIEFLNNAPEEAPRKPGVVPKTVKNKPIPALTVTEEKKKKKKKGRTKKDDNIQTKESNMDASNESVCKKRSRTISESSAVEVTEPQKQPTKKKKKREKTEVSSLPSVKAGKRKRSGSEDADCFTPKAKVTKVSQKDNIKKEAPKVCKESKELEVSTEEEKDTGDIKDGSLPKAKRKHKKKHKERHKMGEEVIPLRVLSKTEWLDLKKEYSTAKSQHGFFKKKTISQIKSQSEMETNGVPTNSGMKNEKTXEECGPQDKVNAAGPQFVSGVIVKIISTEPLPGRKQVKETLAAISEVVYVDLLEGDTECHAKFKTTEDAQAVVTAHSEIKKKHCWKLEILSGDHEQRYWPKILVDRQAKLNQPREKKSTGLTEKLITKAEKIRLEKTQQASQHIRFSEYD; encoded by the exons ATGGAAACTGAAAgtggaaataaagaaaaggcaatggaagaaagcatagaaaagaaaaaagaagtagaaaaaaagaaacagtctaGAGTTAAACAGGTGCTTGCAGATATTGTGAAGCAAGTGGACTTCTGGTTTGGAGATGCAAATCTCCACAAGGATAGATTTCTTTGAGAGCAGATAGAAAAATCTAGAGATGGATATGTTGATATATCACTTCTTGTGTcattcaacaaaatgaaaaaattgacCACAGATGGAAAGTTCATAGCCAGAGCACTAAAAAGTTCTGCTGTTGTAGAGCTGGATTTAGAAGGCACcagaatcaggaagaaaaagCCACTGGGTGAAAGACCAAAGGATGAGGATGAGTGGACTGTGTATGTGGAAGTACTTCCCAAGGATGTTAACCACAGCTGGATTGAGAGAGTATTTGGGAAATGTAGCAATGTTGTTTATATAAGTATACTACATTATAAGTCTACTGGGGACCCAAAGGGATTTGCCTTCGTGGAATTTGAAACAAAAGAACAAGCTGCAAAAGCTATTGAGTTTCTTAATAACGCACCAGAGGAAGCACCAAGAAAACCTGGTGTAGTTCCCAAGACAGTGAAAAACAAGCCCATTCCTGCTCTCACAgtaactgaagaaaagaaaaagaaaaagaagaaaggccgAACAAAGAAAGACGACAATATCCAGACCAAGGAGTCAAATATGGACGCGAGCAATGAAAGTGTCTGTAAGAAAAGATCAAGGACCATATCTGAGAGCTCTGCAGTAGAGGTTACTGAACCCCAAAAGCAacccacaaagaaaaagaaaaaacgagAAAAAACCGAGGTATCCAGCTTACCTTCAGTCAAAGcagggaagaggaaaagaagcGGCTCTGAAGATGCAGACTGCTTCACTCCCAAAGCGAAGGTTACGAAAGTGTCTCAGAAAgacaacattaaaaaagaagctCCAAAAGTTTgtaaagaaagcaaagaattagaAGTCTCTACGGAAGAGGAA AAGGATACTGGAGATATAAAGGACGGATCCCTACcgaaagcaaaaagaaagcataagaaaaaacataaagagaGGCATAAAATGGGAGAAGAGGTTATTCCATTACGAGTACTATCAAAAACAGAATGGTTGGATTTGAAGAAAGAGTATAGCACTGCAAAAAGCCAGCatggcttctttaaaaaaaaaacaatatcccAGATAAAATCACaatcagaaatggaaacaaatggaGTACCTACTAATtctggaatgaaaaatgaaaaaa gtgaAGAGTGTGGTCCTCAGGACAAAGTTAATGCAGCAGGACCACAGTTTGTGAGTGGTGTGATTGTGAAGATCATTAGCACCGAGCCTTTACCTGGCAGGAAACAAGTCAAGGAGACTTTGGCAGCAATCTCAGAAGTTGTTTATGTTGATTTGCTGGAAGGAGATACAGAATGCCATGCTAAATTTAAAACTACTGAGGATGCTCAAGCAGTAGTAACTGCacattcagaaattaaaaagaaacactgcTGGAAACTAGAGATTCTTTCTGGTGATCATGAACAGAGGTATTGGCCGAAGATTTTGGTAGATAGGCAGGCCAAACTTAATCAACCTCGTGAAAAGAAAAGTACAGGTCTTACTGAGAAGTTAATCACCAAAGCTGAAAAGATTAGACTTGAAAAGACTCAACAAGCAAGTCAACACATTAGATTTTCTGAAtatgactga